A part of Onthophagus taurus isolate NC chromosome 7, IU_Otau_3.0, whole genome shotgun sequence genomic DNA contains:
- the LOC111423828 gene encoding protein 4.1 homolog isoform X2, whose amino-acid sequence MPEEKKMAIGTENQSPSNKLSSPSKSGNALAKITLLDGTVLDIYIDRRAKGQELLLKVCESINIIEKDYFGLLYSDRHDPRNWLDLEERIGKVMKSEPWQFNFAVKFYPPDPAQLQEDITRYHLCLQIRNDILNNRLPCSFVTHALLGSYLVQSELGDYDADSMGTNYLSTFKFAPNQSGELESKVMELHKTHRGQSPAEAELHYLENAKKLAMYGVDLHSAKDSEGVDIMLGVCASGLLVYRDQLRINRFAWPKILKISYKRHNFYIKIRPGEFEQFESTIGFKLANHRAAEKLWKTCVEHHTFFRLMSPETKQKSSLFPKLGSKFRYSGRTHYETKRTPIDRPAPHFERSLTGRRLTSRSMDPLGGGAMDEDNYEGNKRHTMSHPPEHIPDIDNHFASKKPSKKDKSKDSKKEQKSPVSEERSLTSPKKEIADKNKENKDANLPEQNGEHKDSEKEKKSSPEKRSKSPGLLFLGSKRDKKSEKTPSPPKTVPVKADDRQKKEKQQPELAGHTKQYDYEPSQQQSTPKKPSRFSYDQPNQLPGEVTTQQSPPMKREKGFAFSYVPGQDEELKAKLKSPKTDSEAFLDNERYTKDPLPIETIKKINIYITTLKKDPKTGKLDLEHSQLDCIKGTQSSKTGLIETNYGVINPQKGTMTIINPENNQQEVLQGIVDPLTKQIIIVKGNVIDPRTGKADPTSGQIIGFTETLQSQVLKPKKRIVKIKIITSKRDPKTGAVDEQKGFTEECYAVYDPSTGEIDTKVGTISPEKKQILYSDQKGSKVKPIETNLNGEFIIKDGVSDPKTGKIDSNLIQIVRLESDLKPTVSVTSVTARRNPTTGQLDPAKAHKEISKGVMENGNIITKYGIVNLSSKTIKRDSVETPIHLDENGNIIILSGVIDPLTGKQDDSMSQILQISLEDKSEIPIKSAASKTDPKKGFDTQTAHSDESLGFFDETNNVVHTKHGIFNPVQSTLTCIDPKSNKYEVKHGNYDPNAKGIVFRGIYNPKAGKVDAGYGRSVKLDVSEQQPIDVTPVPTPTKQQPVAKTTKLIKIMVITAPKDAKSGHLHVDKGTVDQSVGIESSNGDIDSKYGVIKKDGSIVITDPKTGQKTTVNGKILPTTGQILLSGPVLNAQGNLDNNSGQLITIVEEPEDTSEKTPSKLIPKKRLINIVVITTQRNQKTGQIDTENGLVEKLTATYDPVENVVEFRNGKVDLQNGKVIQKDKKTGKPIVSSVNTENPNKIIIDSNNVNPKTGKIDPNTVTVVNLEIPKSVCVVNSTVGKIDPATNKLIPSTTSTEMHNGIVNPQTGEVVTKHGIINIKLMRISFIDKSGKKVDLPIETKEDGTIVVNDYPEKGLCRMIQIGSEVDPEITVTTCTGKLDSKKNLIDKSAVPETNSALYDATKTKIITKSGLLDPVDGSLTLFEHTTGVVDTRQGQVQPSTGEVVFKGGFVNPKSDKVDSHFGRSFKVEIKEPVIDGLVEKQLLAPKTTPVIKEVAPPKVLVTESPVKQQTPKVAPSPVKQVETVTKTEIVKTPVKADVSKPTPIKPDSVKTSPKKIGLVPKQNIVKVMVITVKKDPKTGQVIPESGLVENLTGLVDDNGFVETKYGLIEPKTGNVIVYDTATGKNEIVQGKVEPNTNQILVGGNKLLTNKSEPIAGQVFAIEPIESSKTLVPKKRLIKITVITTKVDPKTGKLDPEKGHTEQSLATFNPDTGLIESIYGLIDPKSEKIINNNVKTGKVDAKPIKLSENCDQIILREGIKDPKTGKVDNTLGQIISIIGHNDPTIEISSLIGVKKPNGEIDKDKSQMESTKAKINSTTGEITTKYGILDLNKYILKIKNPKTGGFDEVPIERNPEGNIIINKGVIDPKTDNINDNLGQIITLGNEIEPIVTIITCTGKIDAKKNTIDVKNCSVDVSTGLRNAPNKVLTKYGQLDLLSGQLVYVDPMGQQDIKQGIVDTTTGQIIVKGYVNPKTGKIDANYGKVISVSTIDPKIDGKGNLLEFAEKDVKIDPKTSQLWLFDRYDQILKQDIYSTGHVDQNTGYVSNIYGVLDPKLGTITKSQKVTPGNVKVDPDTKQIYYKTNDVDKSGNPIYSTSEIEPKSGDVYTKYAVVDPKTGKLILIRVYLISPQNSDGKVKEINPKDCQIDPKTGRIINVTTQTVFWYSMVDPKTGKVVQVDPNNPLVRDANTKITQILTLSGEIDPETGRIHTEWGHIDPQTGDIDPETARRDPVTNELILNYAQIDPSHFKDLKDTNVKYKVKKGDESGESSDEDLNEYAAETLKDLPSLKIPHMKSPTTPVVVKTTTKQIITKDRDGVTQNIEEKVEDGRTGEVTISSQTNKAEPTDDGKSPFVRAHAVTTRTATTHEDLGTNARTQQLEEKTIAHSMTSSATRQEQRTVTQEVKTTSTVVSGEQAEIPGGIVPTESVVYGGDPTIVRSTTSSVPVVATEARKVHLTSDDGNYSATGEIISSQTISSKTRTVETITYKTERDGVVETRVEQKITIQSDGDPIDHDRALAEAIQEATAMNPDMTVEKIEIQQQPGTH is encoded by the exons ATGCCTGAAGAAAAGAAGATGGCAATCGGAACCGAAAATCAATCACCATCCAACAAGCTTTCTTCGCCTAGTAAATCTGGAAATGCCCTAGCAAAAATAACATTGCTAGATGGAACTGTGCTCGATATTTATATCGAT cgACGAGCAAAAGGCCAAGAACTTTTGTTAAAAGTATGCGaatctataaatataatagaaaaagATTATTTCGGATTACTCTACAGCGATAGACATGACCCAAGAAATTGGTTAGATCTTGAAGAAAGAATTGGAAAAGTTATGAAATCCGAACCGTGGCAATTTAATTTTGCCGTTAAATTTTATCCGCCCGATCCGGCTCAACTACAAGAAGACATCACTCGATATCATTTATGTCTTCAAATACGCAACGATATTCTCAACAATCGTCTTCCGTGTTCTTTTGTTACTCACGCACTATTAGGATCGTATCTCGTTCAATCTGAGTTAGGAGATTACGATGCCGATTCAATGGGTACAAATTATCTCTCTACATTCAAATTTGCACCGAATCAAAGCGGTGAACTCGAATCTAAAGTTATGGAACTTCACAAGACTCATAGAGGCCAAAGTCCCGCAGAAGCTGAATTACACTATTTAGAAAATGCTAAAAAATTAGCCATGTACGGCGTCGATTTACATTCAGCTAAAGATTCCGAAGGTGTCGACATAATGTTAGGTGTTTGCGCATctggtttattagtttatcGGGATCAATTGCGAATTAATCGTTTTGCTTGGCcgaaaatcttaaaaataagcTACAAACgacacaatttttatattaaaattcgtCCTGGAGAATTTGAACAATTCGAATCAACCATTGGGTTCAAATTAGCTAATCATAGAGCTGCCGAAAAATTATGGAAAACTTGCGTTGAACACCACACATTTTTCCGGTTAATGTCGCCCGAAACGAAACAAAAATCTTCGTTATTCCCGAAATTAGGGTCCAAATTTAGGTATTCGGGAAGAACTCATTACGAAACGAAACGTACACCCATCGATCGTCCTGCTCCACATTTCGAACGATCACTTACCGGACGTCGATTAACTTCCAGAAGCATGGATC CTTTAGGAGGTGGTGCAATGGATGAAGATAATTACGAAGGCAACAAACGCCATACAATGTCTCATCCACCAGAACATATTCCGGATATTGACAATCATTTCGCTTCGAAAAAACCAAGTAAAAAGGATAAATCAAAGGATTCAAAGAAGGAAcag AAGTCTCCTGTCTCTGAAGAGCGTTCTTTAACCAGTCCCAAAAAAGAGATAgctgataaaaataaagaaaataaagatgcGAATCTCCCGGAACAAAATGGTGAACACAAAGATTCtgagaaagagaaaaaatcgTCTCCAGAAAAGAGATCAAAG AGCCCTGGTTTATTGTTTCTCGGCTCGAAACGTGataaaaaatcagaaaaaacgCCTTCTCCGCCAAAAACGGTTCCCGTTAAAGCAGACGACCgtcaaaagaaagaaaaacaacaaCCCGAATTGGCTGGACATACGAAACAATACGATTACGAACCTTCTCAACAACAATCAACGCCTAAAAAACCATCCAGATTTTCTTACGATCAACCAAATCAATTACCTGGTGAAGTTACAACGCAACAATCTCCACCGATGAAACGTGAAAAAGGATTTGCGTTTAGTTACGTTCCTGGACAAGACGAAGAGTTaaaagcaaaattaaaaagccCGAAAACTGATAGTGAAGCTTTCTTAGATAACGAACGTTATACAAAAGATCCTCTTCCGATTGAaactatcaaaaaaattaatatttatataacaacGCTTAAAAAAGATCCTAAAACAGGAAAACTTGATTTGGAGCATAGTCAATTGGATTGTATTAAAGGAACTCAAAGTTCTAAGACTGGTTTAATCGAAACTAATTACGGTGTGATTAATCCACAAAAAGGAACGATGACGATTATTAACCCGGAAAATAATCAACAAGAAGTATTACAGGGAATTGTCGATCCTTTAacgaaacaaataattattgttaaaggAAACGTAATCGATCCGAGAACCGGAAAAGCTGATCCAACAAGCGGACAAATAATTGGTTTTACAGAGACTCTGCAAAGTCAAGTTTTAAAACCGAAAAAGCGTAtcgtgaaaattaaaataattacttcTAAAAGAGATCCTAAAACTGGTGCTGTCGACGAACAAAAAGGATTTACTGAGGAGTGTTACGCCGTTTACGATCCATCAACTGGAGAAATTGATACGAAAGTGGGAACAATTTCACCagaaaagaaacaaatattGTATTCTGATCAAAAAGGAAGCAAAGTTAAACCAATTGAAACCAACCTAAACGGCGAATTTATCATTAAAGACGGAGTTTCCGATCCTAAAACGGGAAAAATCGATTCAAACTTAATACAAATCGTTCGTTTAGAAAGTGATTTAAAACCAACTGTGTCAGTTACATCTGTTACTGCAAGGAGAAACCCAACAACTGGTCAATTAGATCCAGCTAAGGCACAcaaagaaatttcaaaagGTGTTATGGAAAATGGGAATATTATCACTAAATATggaattgttaatttatcttcaaaaacaattaaaagagaTTCCGTTGAAACGCCAATACATTTGGATGAAAAcggaaatattattattttatccgGAGTAATTGATCCATTAACGGGAAAACAAGATGATAGTATGAGTCAAATCCTACAGATTTCTTTAGAAGATAAATCAGAGATTCCAATCAAATCGGCTGCATCAAAAACTGACCCAAAAAAAGGTTTTGACACCCAAACGGCCCATTCTGATGAATCTTTAGGATTTTTTGATGAAACCAATAATGTAGTACACACAAAACATGGTATTTTCAATCCTGTACAATCAACTTTAACTTGTATTGATCCAAAGTCGAATAAATATGAAGTAAAACACGGAAATTATGATCCTAATGCTAAAGGAATCGTATTTAGAGGAATTTATAACCCAAAAGCTGGAAAAGTCGACGCTGGATATGGAAGATCAGTTAAATTAGACGTTAGTGAACAACAACCCATTGATGTAACACCGGTGCCAACCCCAACAAAGCAACAACCAGTTGCTAAAACaacaaaacttattaaaatcatGGTTATAACCGCTCCTAAAGATGCAAAATCTGGTCATTTACATGTTGATAAAGGTACAGTTGATCAATCTGTCGGCATTGAGTCTTCTAATGGCGATATTGATTCGAAATATGGAGTGATTAAAAAAGATGGATCGATCGTTATTACTGATCCGAAAACTGGACAAAAAACAACTgtaaatggaaaaattttacctACAACcggtcaaattttattatcaggACCTGTTTTAAATGCCCAGGGAAATCTAGATAACAACAGCGGACAATTAATTACTATTGTTGAAGAACCGGAAGATACATCAGAAAAAACACCATCAAAATTAATCCCGAAAAAACGCTTAATAAACATCGTAGTGATTACAACACAACGTAATCAAAAAACGGGACAAATTGATACTGAGAACGGTTTGGTTGAGAAATTAACGGCAACTTACGATCCGGTTGAAAATGTCGTTGAGTTTAGAAATGGAAAAGTTGACTTGCAAAACGGCAAAGTTAtccaaaaagataaaaaaactGGAAAACCAATCGTTTCATCCGTTAACACAGAAAATCCTAATAAAATCATCATTGATTCAAACAATGTTAACCCTAAAACGGGAAAAATCGATCCAAATACAGTTACAGTCGTCAATTTAGAAATTCCCAAATCGGTTTGTGTTGTTAACTCAACCGTTGGTAAAATAGATCCTGCCACGAATAAATTAATCCCATCAACGACAAGTACAGAGATGCATAATGGAATAGTGAATCCACAAACTGGTGAAGTTGTTACAAAACACGGAATAATCAACATAAAATTGATGAGAATCtcatttattgataaatcaggtaaaaaagttgatttacCAATTGAAACGAAAGAAGATGGAACGATCGTTGTGAATGATTACCCTGAGAAAGGTTTATGTAGAATGATACAAATTGGTTCAGAAGTTGATCCAGAAATAACAGTAACAACTTGCACAGGAAAGTTGGATTCGAAGAAAAATCTTATTGATAAATCAGCTGTACCAGAAACTAACTCAGCACTTTATGACGCAACAAAAACCAAGATCATCACTAAATCTGGTTTACTAGACCCAGTTGATGGTTCTTTAACATTATTCGAGCACACAACTGGAGTTGTTGATACTCGTCAAGGTCAAGTACAACCCAGTACAGGTGAAGTTGTCTTTAAAGGCGGTTTTGTTAATCCAAAATCAGATAAAGTTGATTCACATTTTGGACGtagttttaaagttgaaattaaagaaccTGTTATTGATGGTTTAGTTGAAAAACAATTATTGGCACCAAAAACAACTCCTGTCATTAAGGAAGTTGCTCCACCAAAAGTGCTTGTTACTGAAAGTCCAGTTAAACAACAAACACCTAAAGTGGCTCCTTCTCCTGTTAAACAAGTCGAAACAGTGACGAAAACGGAAATTGTTAAAACTCCGGTTAAAGCTGACGTTTCGAAACCGACGCCAATTAAACCAGACAGTGTTAAAACATCTCCGAAGAAAATTGGATTGGTACCTAaacaaaatattgttaaagttATGGTTATTACGGTTAAAAAAGATCCAAAAACGGGACAAGTCATTCCTGAAAGTGGTTTGGTTGAAAATCTGACCGGATTGGTTGATGATAATGGTtttgttgaaacaaaatatgGCCTGATTGAACCAAAAACCGGAAATGTTATTGTTTATGATACAGCAACTGGTAAAAACGAAATAGTTCAAGGAAAAGTTGAACCTAACACAAATCAAATTTTGGTTGGtggaaataaacttttaacaAACAAATCAGAACCGATTGCTGGACAAGTTTTTGCCATTGAGCCAATTGAATCATCAAAAACCTTAGTACCCAAAAaacgattaataaaaataacggtTATTACTACTAAGGTTGATCCTAAAACGGGAAAATTAGATCCAGAAAAAGGACATACCGAACAATCTTTAGCCACATTTAACCCAGATACGGGATTAATTGAATCTATTTATGGTCTAATTGATCCAAAGagcgaaaaaattattaacaataacgtAAAAACTGGTAAAGTTGATGCGAAACCAATAAAATTATCTGAAAATTGcgatcaaattattttgcgtGAAGGAATAAAAGATCCAAAAACAGGAAAAGTTGATAATACGTTAGGACAAATAATTAGTATTATCGGGCATAATGATCCAACAATAGAAATATCATCTCTAATAGGTGTTAAAAAACCTAACGGTGAAATTGATAAAGATAAAAGCCAAATGGAATCGACAAAagctaaaattaattcaacaaCCGGCGAAATCACAACGAAATATGGTATTCTTGATTTAAATaagtacattttaaaaataaagaaccCAAAAACTGGTGGATTTGATGAAGTACCGATTGAGAGAAATCCAGAAggaaatattataattaataaaggtGTTATTGATCCCAAAACTGATAATATAAACGATAATTTAGGACAAATAATTACTTTAGGTAACGAAATTGAACCTATAGTAACGATTATAACTTGTACAGGAAAAATTGATGCGAAAAAGAATACGATTGATGTTAAAAATTGCTCCGTGGATGTCTCAACTGGTTTGCGAAACGCACCTAATAAAGTTTTAaccaaatatggtcaacttgATTTGTTAAGTGGGCAATTAGTTTACGTCGATCCAATGGGACAACAAGATATTAAACAAGGAATCGTTGATACAACAACAGGacaaattattgttaaagGTTACGTTAATCCGAAAACAGGAAAGATCGACGCTAATTATGGAAAAGTTATTTCCGTGTCAACAATCGACCCGAAAATAGATGGAAAAGGTAATCTTTTAGAATTCGCCgaaaaagatgttaaaatcGATCCGAAAACATCACAATTATGGTTGTTCGATCGTTACGATCAAATTCTAAAACAAGATATTTATTCAACCGGACATGTTGATCAAAACACAGGAtatgtttcaaatatttatggGGTTTTAGATCCGAAACTTGGAACAATAACGAAATCGCAAAAAGTTACTCCAGGAAATGTAAAAGTTGATCCCGacacaaaacaaatttattataaaacaaacgACGTCGATAAATCCGGAAATCCGATTTATTCCACATCCGAAATCGAACCGAAATCCGGAGATGTTTACACGAAATACGCAGTTGTTGATCCAAAAACTGGAAAGCTTATTTTAATCCGAGTTTATCTTATTTCGCCTCAAAATTCCGATGGAAAAGTTAAAGAAATCAACCCGAAAGATTGTCAAATTGATCCAAAAACTGGACGAATAATTAACGTCACCACTCAAACCGTCTTTTGGTACAGCATGGTTGACCCAAAAACCGGAAAAGTTGTTCAAGTTGATCCGAATAATCCTTTAGTAAGAGATgcaaacacaaaaataactcaaataTTAACACTTTCCGGCGAAATTGATCCGGAAACCGGAAGAATCCACACTGAATGGGGACATATAGATCCACAAACTGGAGATATCGACCCTGAAACAGCACGTAGAGATCCCGTAACTAACGAATTAATTCTCAATTACGCCCAAATCGATCCGAGCCATTTCAAAGATCTTAAAGATACTAACGTTAAATATAAAGTAAAGAAAGGTGATGAAAGCGGCGAAAGCAGCGATGAAGATTTGAATGAATACGCGGCGGAAACTTTAAAGGATTTGCCAAGTTTGAAAATACCACATATGAAATCGCCTACCACTCCAGTTGTTGTAAAAACAActacaaaacaaattattactAAAGATAGGGATGGTGTAACGCAgaatattgaagaaaaagttGAAGATGGTCGTACTGGTGAGGTTACAATTTCAAGTCAAACTAATAAG GCTGAGCCAACGGACGATGGTAAGTCACCGTTTGTTAGAGCACATGCTGTAACAACCCGCACAGCTACCACTCATGAAGATTTAGGAACAAATGCTCGCACCCAACAACTCGAAGAGAAAACCATTGCCCATTCGATGACATCGAGCGCGACCAGACAAGAACAACGAACTGTTACCCAAGAAGTTAAAACCACCAGCACTGTAGTTAGCGGAGAACag gctGAAATTCCCGGTGGAATCGTTCCAACTGAAAGTGTTGTATATGGTGGAGATCCAACAATAGTCAGATCAACAACATCCTCTGTACCAGTTGTAGCAACGGAAGCTCGAAAGGTTCATCTCACTTCTGATGATGGAAATTATTCAGCAACAGGAGAAATAATCAGCTCGCAGACCATCAGTTCAAAAACAAGAACAGTTGAAACGATTACa taCAAAACTGAAAGAGATGGTGTTGTTGAAACGAGAGTAGAACAAAAGATAACGATTCAATCAGATGGTGATCCGATTGATCATGATAGGGCTTTGGCAGAAGCAATTCAAGAAGCGACTGCGATGAATCCAGATATGACGGTTGAAAAAATAGAGATTCAACAACAACCTGGTACTCATTAA